Proteins from one Gimesia maris genomic window:
- a CDS encoding acetyl-CoA C-acetyltransferase: MSQQKQTRVAVLSAARTPIGAFNGAFKDLSAVNLGTIVAKETLKRGQLSASQVDEVFLGQVFTAGCGMNPARQVALNAGMPFGVPATTVNMVCGSGLKSVALGVQSILCGNARVVLAGGMESMSNAPYLLQGARSGYRMGNQQLVDSMIHDALWDAFYDCHMGITAENLSEKYDISREAQDRYAVQSQERCQAAIEAGKFEKEIVSVHVTSRKKEATLVTDDEYPRKGTSYETISCLRPAFKPEGTVTAANSSGINDGAATLLIAGESFVEDNKLQPLAWIRAFSNVGLDPQFMGMGPAHAVDALLKAEKLKLKDIGLLEVNEAFAAQTLAVGKTLNWDEERVNVNGGAIALGHPLGASGSRIAVSLLHEMQKRKTQHGIASLCIGGGMGIAMLFEAA; encoded by the coding sequence ATGAGTCAGCAGAAACAGACAAGAGTCGCCGTACTCAGTGCCGCCCGCACACCGATCGGTGCTTTCAACGGGGCTTTTAAAGATCTCTCCGCAGTCAACCTGGGAACGATTGTCGCTAAGGAAACATTGAAACGGGGGCAACTGAGTGCCTCACAGGTCGATGAGGTATTTCTGGGGCAGGTATTTACGGCGGGGTGTGGTATGAACCCGGCCCGGCAGGTGGCACTCAACGCAGGTATGCCATTCGGCGTGCCCGCGACCACGGTGAATATGGTGTGTGGTTCTGGTTTGAAATCAGTCGCTTTGGGTGTGCAGTCGATTCTGTGTGGCAATGCCCGCGTTGTGCTGGCAGGGGGCATGGAAAGTATGAGTAATGCTCCGTATCTGCTGCAGGGTGCCCGCAGTGGTTACCGGATGGGAAATCAGCAACTTGTGGATTCCATGATTCACGATGCCTTGTGGGATGCCTTTTACGACTGTCACATGGGAATAACGGCTGAAAACCTTTCCGAGAAATATGATATCTCCCGCGAGGCACAAGATCGCTATGCGGTTCAAAGTCAGGAACGCTGTCAGGCAGCCATCGAAGCCGGGAAATTCGAAAAGGAGATCGTGAGCGTTCACGTCACGAGCAGGAAAAAAGAAGCAACCCTGGTCACTGACGATGAATATCCCCGCAAAGGGACCAGTTATGAAACGATCTCCTGTTTACGGCCTGCGTTTAAACCGGAAGGTACTGTGACAGCTGCGAATTCCTCTGGAATCAATGATGGTGCCGCGACTTTGCTGATTGCTGGCGAAAGTTTTGTTGAAGACAATAAACTGCAACCCCTGGCTTGGATTCGCGCGTTTTCCAATGTAGGGCTGGATCCACAATTTATGGGCATGGGACCCGCTCACGCAGTCGATGCACTATTGAAAGCTGAAAAACTTAAACTGAAAGATATTGGCTTGCTGGAAGTGAACGAAGCCTTTGCGGCTCAAACTCTGGCTGTCGGTAAAACACTGAACTGGGATGAGGAGCGGGTGAATGTGAATGGCGGAGCGATTGCCCTGGGACACCCCTTGGGAGCCAGTGGTTCGCGGATAGCGGTTAGTCTATTGCACGAGATGCAGAAGCGGAAGACACAACATGGGATTGCTTCGCTGTGTATTGGCGGAGGCATGGGGATTGCCATGTTATTCGAAGCGGCGTGA